Part of the Streptomyces sp. NBC_00457 genome, TCGTCGGCGCACTGATGGCGGCGGCCGGTCTGTTCGGTGTCGTCCTGGGCGTCAAGCGGCTCGGGGGCGGCGAAGTGGACGGGGCCACCGCGCTGCCGCTGGTGGTGGGCGCCGTGCTGCTCGTCCTGTTCGTCCGGCGGCAGCGGCGGCTCAAGCATCCGCTCGTCGACCTGCGGATGTTCTCCCGCCCCGCGTTCAGCACGTCCGTGGGCTGCATCGTGCTGGCGATGCTGGCGCTGGTCGGGCTCGAGCTGATCGCGGCGCAGTATCTGCAGCTGGTGCTGGAGCTCTCCCCGCTGGAGACCGGTCTGCGGCTGCTGCCGCTGACGTTCGCTGCGATGGCGGCGGGGCTTGCCGGGGCGCGGATGCTGCGCCGGTTCGGGCCACGGCGGATGGTGTGCGCCGGGTTCGCGCTGACCGCGGTCGCGGTGCTGACACTGATGGCGATGGGCGGCGAGGACAACCCCGGCCTGCTGCTGCTCGGGTTCGTGCTGCTGGGCTTCGGTCTGGAGACGACGCTGTTCGGGGCGTACGAGTCGATGCTGAGCGAGGCTCCGCAGGAACAGGCGGGCGGCGCCGCCGCGATCGGCGAGACGTCGTACCAGCTCGGTGCCGGGATCGGGATCGCGCTGCTCGGCAGCGTGATGAACGCGGCGTACGCGCCCGGACTGTCGTCCGTGCCGGGGGTTCCGGGGCGGGCGTCGGCCGCGGCGGAGCATTCGCTGGGCGAGGCGTACGAGGTCGCCGACCGTCTCGGCGGCCCGGCCGGAGTCGCCCTGCGCCGCGCCGCCCAGGACTCCTTCGTGCACGGGTTGCATGTGACGCTGCTGGTGAGCGCGGGGCTGCTGGTGCTGGGCGCGGTGATGGCGCTGCGGTTGCCGCGGGTCATGCAGTGCGAGCAGCAGGCGGCGACCGTGGAGCTTCCCGGTCCCCGGGAAGTCGCGGACTCCCGCGTCTCGGTGTGACGGCGAACCCCGGGTACCGTAACTACCGGTGCTAGTTAATTATCCGGAGGGTGTCCCATGCCGTTGCCCCCGTTCGATCCCGCCGACCCCCTGGGCATCGACGACCTGCTGGACCCGGAGGACCTCGCGATCCGCGACACCGTGCGCAGGTGGGCCGCCGACCGGGTCCTGCCGTATGTCGCGGACTGGTACGAGAAGGGCGAGCTGCCCGACGTAAGGGAACTGGCCCGTGAACTCGGCGGGATCGGGGCCCTGGGGATGTCCCTCAGCGGGTACGGCTGCGCCGGTGCGAGCGCCGTGCAGTACGGACTGGCCTGTCTGGAACTGGAGGCCGCCGACTCCGGCATCCGCTCCCTCGTGTCCGTGCAGGGCTCCCTGGCCATGTACGCCATCCACCGCTTCGGCAGCGAGGACCAGAAGCAGCACTGGCTGCCCCGCATGGCCTCCGGCGAGATCATCGGCTGCTTCGGTCTGACCGAACCCGACCACGGCTCCGACCCCGCCTCCATGCGCACGCACGCCAAGCGGGACGGCGGCGACTGGGTGCTCAACGGGCGCAAGATGTGGATCACCAACGGGTCGGTGGCCGGTGTCGCCGTCGTCTGGGCGCAGACAGACGACGGGATCCGCGGGTTCGTCGTCCCCACCGGCACCGCCGGCTTCTCCGCCCCGGAGATCAAGCACAAGTGGTCGCTCCGCGCCTCCGTCACCAGCGAACTCGTCCTCGAAGACGTACGGCTGCCCGCCGACGCCGTACTGCCGGACGTCACCGGTCTGCGCGGCCCTCTCAGCTGTCTCTCCCACGCGCGCTACGGCATCGTGTGGGGGGCGATGGGGGCGGCGCGGTCGTGTTTCGAGACCGCTGTGGAATACGCGAGGACGCGGGAGCAGTTCGGGCGGCCCATCGGGGGATTCCAGCTCACCCAGGCCAAGCTCGCCGACATGGCGGTCGAACTGCACAAGGGGATTCTGCTCGCCCATCATCTGGGGCGGCGGATGGATGCCGGCCGCCTGCGTCCCGAGCAGGTCAGCTTCGGCAAACTCAACAACGTACGCGAGGCGATCGAGATCTGCCGTACGTCTCGGACGATCCTCGGGGCCAACGGGATCTCCCTGGAGTACCCCGTCATGCGGCATGCGACGAACCTCGAGTCGGTGCTCACCTACGAGGGCACCGTCGAGATGCACCAGCTCGTGCTGGGCAAGGCGCTCACCGGACTCGACGCGTTCCGGTAAGGGCCCGGCGGAGCGGGCAGGGCCGACGGGCGGCCCTGCCTCAGCTCTGGTTGAAGAAACCGTCGGCGCGGTGTGCCGCCGGCTCCCCGCTGACGATCTCGGTGTCGGCCGGGCTGAGCAGGAACACGCGGTTGGACACCCGGTCGATCGAACCCCGGAGACCGAAGATCAGGCCCGCCGCGAAGTCGACCACGCGCTTGGCGTCGCCCGGCTCCATGGCCGTGAGGTTCATGATGACCGGGACACCCTCGCGGAACAGTTCGCCGATGGCGCGCGCGTCCCGGAAGCTGTCCGGAGTGACCGTGCCGATCCGGCGGCCCTTCTCGACCGCCACGTCCGAGGCCACCTTCACCCGCGGATCGGTGACCCAGGCCTCCCCGGGCTCAGTCCCTTCTGAGTAGTCGTCGTCGTAGTAACGCTCGTCATCGTTGTCGTCGACGAGGCCAAGCCAGGCACTCGCCTTGCGTACCGATCCCATGGACGCCTCCTCTCACAGCGGTCTGTTTTGCCTTCCGCATCCCTATCGTCATCCATGATGCGGACGTCGTGCCAAGTGGATAGACGCCGCGCGGGGGGTTTGTGACGGTACTGGTGCACAGCGAATTCGTCGAGAGCCCTGGTCCCCCAAGGGTCTTGCCGGACAGTGCTGCTGACTGTGAGTGAAATATGATTGTTCGCGTCGTATGGGTGAGCGGCGGGGCGTACGGGTGAACAGCGATGGTCCCATCGGCGCGTTACAACGGGCCGCTCATCTCGGTTCTGACGGAGGCTCAGGCCGATCGGGCGCGCACTTTCACTGATCGTTCAATGGTTGACGGCCGAAAGGCACCCTTGCGTCAACCGGTCGTTCGGCCGAATACTCCCTCCAGCGCTTGTCAGGGGCACGGCATGTTCGGAATCCGGACATTCGGACCACTGACTGCGCCTCACGGGCCCCGACCCCACGCGGGCCCCCAACTTCCCATGTGGAGGAACGAAAAGTGAGGATCAAGCGCACCACCCCCCGCAGCGGTATTCAGAGACGGACCCGGCTGATCGCCGTCAGTACCGGTCTCGTGGCCGCAGCCGCGATCGCGATCCCCAACGCGAACGCCGCCGACCCCACCACGTTCAGCGCCTCCCAGCTCAAGAGCGCCGGCTCCTCGGTGCTCAAGGCTGATATCCCCGGCACCGCCTGGGCCGTCGACGCGAAGACCAACCGGGTCGTCGTCACCGTCGACAGCACGGTCTCCAAGGCCGAGATAGCCAAGATCAAGCAGCAGGCGGGCGCCAACGCCTCCGCGCTCACCATCAAGCACGCCCCGGGCAAGTTCCAGAAGTTCATCCAAGGCGGCGACGCCATCTATGCGAGTAGCTGGCGCTGCTCGCTCGGCTTCAACGTCCAGAACAGCAGCGGCCAGCAGTTCTTCCTGACCGCCGGTCACTGCACCGACGGCGCGGGCACCTGGTACTCCAACTCCGGCCGCACCACGGTCATCGGCTCCACCGCCGGCTCCAGCTTCCCGGGCAACGACTACGGCATCGTGCGCTACTCCGGGTCCGTCAGCCGTCCCGGCACCGCGAACGGCGTGGACATCACCCGCGCGGCCACGCCCAGCGTGGGCACCACCGTCATCCGCGACGGCTCCACCACCGGTACGCACAGCGGCCGGGTCACCGCCCTCAATGTGAGCGTCAACTACGGCGGCGGCGACGTCGTCGGCGGCCTGATCCAGACCACCGTCTGCGCCGAACCCGGCGACTCCGGCGGTTCGCTCTACGGCAGCAACGGCACCGCGTACGGTCTGACCTCCGGCGGCAGCGGCAACTGCTCCTCCGGCGGAACGACCTTCTTCCAGCCGGTCACAGAGGCCCTGAGCGCCTACGGCGTCAGCGTCTACTAGACCGCCCGGCGGATACTCCCAGCCGCCTCGCACCACCTGCAGCCGGCAGCAGGCGAGCCCCCGCACGCACCCGCGTGCGGGGGCTCGCTGTCGTGCAGGGGGAACCTGCGGGAGAGGAACGGCAGTTGGAGCGGCGCCCGGGCCTACAGGATCACGACGCCCTGGACTCCGGTGTGGCGCACAGCCAGTCCAGTACGGCGGGCAGGGCTTTGAGCGCTCCGAAGTGGCCGGCGTCCGGGTCCAGGACGGGGCGGGCCCGGGGGATGCGGTCCGCGAGCCACTTGAAGTGGCCCACGGGAGAGAAGGTGTCGAGGGCGCCGTGCCACAGCAGCACCGGGCGGGTGATGGCCGCCGGGTCGAAGCCCCAGCTGCTGAGCAGGGCGAGGTCGTCGTCGAGCCAGCCGTACGCCGAGGTGCGCAGCGACTCGCGGTAGGCGCGCAGCAGCATGTCGCCGATGGCCGGGTCGGAGATGATCCGCCGGTCGGAGTCGGTGAGCCCGTCGCGGATGGACACCAGCAGCTGGGCCGGGTCGCTGCGGATGGCGGCGGCGCGCGCGGCCAGCCGCTCGGCGAAGTCCAGCGGGTCGGTGAGGGCCTGGGTGAAGTCCTCGATCTTCGAGAGGGCCATGCCCTCGAACCAGCTCAGCCCAGCGGTGTTCGGCGGTGCGGTACACCCCAGCGCCGCCGCCCGCCGCACCCGCGCCGGCAGCAGCGCGGCGCAGGCCAGCGCGTGCGGGGCGCCGCCCGAGCGGCCGAGGACGGCGAACCGGTCGAGGCCGAGGGCGTCCGCCAGCTCGGCCACGTCCCGGGCCGCGTCGGCCACCCGGCGTCCCGGCCGGCGGTCCGAATCGCCGTAGCCGGGACGGTCGTAGGAGATGAACCGCACGCCGGGGCGCGCGGTGAGGACGTCCTCCGGCACCGTGCCCTGGCGGCAGCCCGGGGTGCCGTGCAGCAGCACCACCGGCGTGCCGTCGGGATCTCCCCGCTCCGCCACCGCCAGCCATCGGCCGTCCCGCATGCGTACGCCGTCGACCACCTGCGTCCTCCGTCTCCCCAACGCGAACATCCCGGATTACCGTCGAAGTACACACCTTGTGCGCCTGATTCGGACCCTGGGGGGCCGTCATGGTCGAGGAGCTGGTGGCGGCGGGCGTCTCGCTCGCGTCGGTCGGAGCGGTGTACGTGATGGCGGCGGCGCGGGTCGTCAAACAGTACGAACGCGGTGTGGTGTTCCGGCTCGGCAGGCTGAAATCCGATGTGCGCGGGCCCGGGTTCACGATGATCGTTCCGTTCGTGGACAAGCTCCGCAAGGTCAATCTGCAGATCGTGACGATGCCTGTGCCCGCGCAGGAGGGCATCACCCGGGACAACGTCACGGTGCGGGTGGACGCCGTCGTCTACTTCAAGGTCGTCGACGCGTCGGACGCCATCGTGCAGGTCGAGGACTACCGTTTCGCGGTCTCGCAGATGGCGCAGACCTCGCTGCGCTCGATCATCGGCAAGAGCGACCTGGACGATCTGCTGTCCAACCGCGAAAAGCTCAACCAGGGCCTGGAGTTGATGATCGACAGCCCGGCGATCGGCTGGGGTGTCCAGATCGACCGCGTCGAGATCAAGGACGTGTCGCTGCCCGAGACCATGAAGCGCTCCATGGCCCGGCAGGCGGAGGCGGACCGGGAGCGGCGGGCCCGGGTCATCAACGCCGACGCCGAGCTCCAGGCGTCCAAGAAGCTCGCCGAGGCCGCCCAGCAGATGGAGGCCACGCCTTCCGCCCTGCAACTGCGGCTGCTCCAGACGGTGATGGCGGTCGCCGCCGAGAAGAACTCGACGCTCGTGCTGCCCATCCCGGTGGAACTGCTGCGCTTCCTGGAGAAGGCGCCGGGACAGGCGCCGTCGGCCCCCGCGGTGGCCCCGCACCCGGCGCAGGAACAACTGCCGCCCGCCGAACCGCGCTTGGATCCCGACCCCGGAGGGTCGATTTCAAGACAGGACTAGTCCTCACGGACAGCACATGAATTACTCGCTCGTAGTGTTTGCAGCGCGAACACACCAGGGGTGACTGTGCACGGTCAAGGTGAGGGGGCGCGCAACCGCGTTCTACGCGCGTCCGGAAGTCGACCTTGTGTGCCCCCTGTAAGCCTCGGGATAGTGAACCTTGTTCAACCGGCACGGACGCGGCGCTTTTTGTTGTACGTCGTCCCCCGTGCCGTACGCCTTCCGGTTCGCCAGGCCCCCACAGCCTGTCGGACCGACCCCCCACAGGAGGACGTGAGTTGAAGCACCGACGCATACCCAAGCGGCGTGCCGCCGTGGCAGGTGCGGGCATCGCCGCACTCGTAGCCGCGGGTGTCACCTTGCAGACTGCGAACGCCAGCGAGAGCACGGAGAACTCCGCGCCCGAGACGCTCTCGGTCACGGCGGCCGGAAAGCTCGCCTCGACGCTGGGCAAGGAGCTCGGCACCGACGCGGCCGGCACCTACTACGACGCGCAGGCGAAGAGCCTCGTCGTCAACGTGCTCGACGAGGCCGCCGCCCAGACCGTCGAGGAGGCCGGCGCCAAGGCGAGAGTCGTGGCGAACTCCCTCGCCGAGCTCAAGAGCGCCCGGACCACCCTGAAGCAGGACGCGACCATCCCGGGCACCTCCTGGATGACCGACCCGGCCACCAACAAGGTCGTCGTCACCGCCGACCGCACGGTCTCCAAGGCCGAGTGGGCCAAGCTGACCAAGGTCGTCGACGGGCTCGGCGCCACGGCGGAACTCAAGCGCACCAAGGGTGAGTTCAAGCCCTTCATCGCGGGCGGCGACGCCATCACCGACGGCAGCGGGCGCTGCTCGCTCGGCTTCAACGTCGTCAAGGGCGGCGAGCCGTTCTTCCTGACCGCCGGTCACTGCACCGAGGGCATCACGAACTGGCAGGACTCGGACGGCAACGAGCTGGGCACCAACGAGGTCTCCAGCTTCCCGGACGACGACTACGGCCTGGTCAAGTACACGGCCGACGTCGAGCACCCGAGCGAGGTCAACCTCTACAACGGCTCCACGCAGGCCATCGCGGGCGCGTCCGAGGCCACCGTCGGCATGGAGGTCACCCGCAGCGGCTCGACCACGCAGGTGCACGAGGGCACGGTCACCGGCCTGGACGCCACCGTGAACTACGGCAGCGGCGACATCGTCAACGGCCTGATCCAGACCGACGTCTGCGCGGAGCCCGGTGACAGCGGCGGCTCGCTGTTCTCCGGCGATCAGGCGATCGGCCTCACGTCCGGCGGCAGCGGTGACTGCACGTCCGGCGGGGAGACGTTCTTCCAGCCGGTGACCGAGGCGCTGTCTGCCACGGGCACGGAGATCGGCTGACGCGTTTTGTAGTGCCGTGAAGTCCCGCCCCTCGTCTGAGGGGCGGGACTTTCGCGCCCTAAGGGGCGCGGGGAACTGCGCGACCAGCCACGATGGTGCCGCAGACAACCGACGACAGATCGCGGCACATCCAGCGGAGCGTCACCGCTTGGGCCAGTACCACAGCGGTTCGTCCAGTGGGCCCTCTCGGCCTGCCACCTCCGTTTGTCCGAACTCCTTGATCAGCTCTATGGAGTTGACGTCCAGGCGATGGCGTATCGCGCCCTTGGTCAAGGCGTCGGCCAGTGGTCTTGCGTGGGTGACGACGATGATCTGGATGTCCTTCGTCGCGGTGAGGATCAGATCGGCGAGTGGGGGGATCAGGTCGGGGTGGAGGCTGGTCTCGGGCTCGTTGAGGACCAGGAGGGACGGCGGCCGGGGGGTGAGCAACGCGGCAGCCCAGAGCAGGTAGCGCAGGGTGCCGTCGGACAGTTCGGCCGCGGTGAGCGGGCGCAGCAGTCCGTGTTGGCGCAGGGCGAGTTCGAAGCGGCCGCCGTGGTTCATGACCTCGACGCGGCTGCCGGGGAAGGCCGCGTCGACCGCCTCGTCCAGCGCCTCGCGGTGACCGACCTCGCGGATCGTCTGGAGCGCAGCCGCAAGGTCGGAGCCGTCGCCGCTGAGCACCGGCGTGCGGGTGCCGATCACGGCGGCGCGGGCCGGGGCGTGGGCGTCGGTGCGGACATGGTCGTAGAACCGCCAGGATCTGATGAGTTCGCGCACCGCCAGCACGTCAGGCGCGTGCTGGGGGTCGGCCATTTCGCCGAGCATGCTGTCGTACGGCCGTAGCGTCCCGTGCACCCGGGACCAGCCGCCGCCCGCGCCGCGCACCTTCACGGCCGCCCCCGCGCGGTCCGAGAGGACGGCGGCGGGGCGCAGCACCGGCCCGCTCCAGATGCACTCGCGCTTGATCTCCGGGTCGACGTCGAACATGGACGGCGGGCCTGCCGGGACCGGATACCCGAAGTCCATCGCATACCCGAACTCGTCTCCCGAGAAGCCAAGTTGCAGGCTGACCGGCCCCGAGCGGACGGTGCCCTGTACCGGATGGCGGCCCTCGCGCATCGCGCGGCTGGTCTTCTCGGGTCCCGCCCACAGCACCGACGGCAGCCCGCCCTCGCGCGCGAGAGCCGCGACGGCGCCGCCGCGCGCGGCCTCGGCCAGCAGCCGCAGGGAGCGGTACAGGCTGGACTTGCCCGTGCCGTTCGCACCCGTGATCACGTTCAGTCTGTCCAGGGGCACGATCAGGCGACGCAGGGACCGGTAGTTCTCGACGGCGAGTGTGCGAAGCATGTGTCCAGGCTTGCAGACGGGACTGACAATGGCCCCTGCGTCAGCCTGCCGCCCGCCGCCGTCGGAACGTCGCCGCGGCCATCGTGATCGCGATCCCGGCCGCCGCCCACGCCGACAGCACCAGCAGCGATGCCGTCGTGTCGTTGCCCTTGAAGTACGCGATGGAGCGCGCCGCCCACGTCCCCGCGCCCGGCGGCAGCGCGGGGCCGATCGCCTGCCAGAAGGGCGGCAGCATCGGCAGCGGGAAGGCGCCGCCCGCGCTCGGGTTGCCCGCGATCACCACGATGAGGATCGCGAGGCCGACGCCGACGATCCCGAAGACGCCCTGGAGCGCGAGCGTGGCCGCCCCTACGGCGAACGTGATCAGCGCGCCGAGCCCCCAGAGGGCCGCCACGCTCCCGGGCAGGGCACCCAGGATCGGCCCGACGATGACCGCTCCGCCGAGCCCTCCGACGATCGACACCAGCGCCATGACGGCCAGCCGGATCGCCGCGCGGCGCGGGTCGGCGGGCCGGGCGCCGGAGCTGATCGCCAGGATCGAGGCGCACAGATAGCCGCCGACGCACCAGCCGACGACGAGGTAGAAGGACGACAGCCCGTCGAAGTCCTGGAGCGAGGCGGGGGCCACGTCGACGACCCTGACCGTGCGCTGCTCGGCCTTCTCCAGGGTGGTGGTGATCGTCTCCAGGGCGGTGGCGAGGACAGTGCCACCGCCGGTCGCGACCAGGAGCGTGTCCGTCGTCCCCGCCGGGTCGATGATCAGCGCACCGTCGATGTCCCGGTTCAGGATCTGCTCGCGCGCCGTCGCCGCGTCGGCCACCGCGCGCGGGTCCAGGGGAGAGCCGGGCAGCCGCTCCAGCCGGGTCACCGCCTGCTCGGCCGCGACCTGGGGTGCGACCACCCCGAAGGGCACGTCCTTGGGCTTCGGGTCGTGCAGTGCGCCTACGTAGGAGGCGATGAACAGCAGTTGGAGGGCGATCACTCCGATGACCAGCAGGGTGGCTCTTGGGGTGACGGCGTCCTTCACCTCGGAGAGGAAGCTGTTCCGTGTCATGCCCCCACGGTCCGAGGGGGTGGGCGTTTCCGCAGGTGGGGTGCGGCCGAATGGGTGCCGTACACATGTTCTTCATCATCGTTACCTGTTCGAGATCTTCTGTGGCTCACGCTGTGCTTGGGGTGCCCGTTACATTTGGGGCTCCGGGGGACCTCAACGTTGTTGACCACAGCGGAAGTTGATCCTCCGTCAGTTCCTTCACAGCCGTACAGCTGAACGCTCGGGGGAAAGCGCTGTGCAGAAAATCCAGCTGACCTACTGGTGGAACGGGCACGAGCCGGGGGATGTCGTCGAGGTCGACGACCCGACCGCGCGCGGAGTGCTCGGTGTGATCGCGCGGCCCGTGCCGGAGACTGAGGCGGAAGCCGAGGCCGAGCGGGACAGCGAGCCGGAGCTCCGGGGATGAGCGAGCCGTACATCACCTTTCCTGACGTGGAGCAGCTGGTCGTCGATCTCCTGAAGGACCGTAGTGAGCTGGCCGGTGTCCTGGTGGACGTCCAGCCGCCCTCCGGGTTCGACGGTTCGCAGCGTGCCGTGCTGGTCTCCCGGGTCGGCGGGGCGTGGGCGGAGGATCCCCGGCTCGACAATCCACTGGTCGATCTCGAGGTGTACGGGCCGTCCAAGGCCGCGGCCCATACCGTCTCCCTCGTCGCCCGCGCTCTGATGCTCCAGCTCAGGGGAGCGGTGCACGGCGCGGCGACCGTCGTGGACGTCGTCGAGGAGGACGGGCCGCGCTGGCTGCCCGACTACCGGCACGCCACCGCCAACCGCTATGTCTCGACCACCCGGCTGGTGGTCCGCCCGGCCTGAGCCGGTTCCCTCGTACGTCCCCTCAGCGCCTGGTGCGCACCACATCCGTAGCACGTCATGTCCATCTCCCACCAAGGAGCAGTGATGGCCGGAACGAACGCCAAGGAGATCCGGGTCGCGGGCAGCGGCCGGGTCCTCATCGCCCCGCTCGCCACCGAACCGCCCGCCGACACCGGTGCGGCGTGGGGTGCCGGGTGGAAGGACCTCGGCTACACCACCACCGACGGGGTCAAGATCTCCAAGAAGGACAAGCTGGACCCCGTGGACACCTGGCAGAGCGTCAGCTCGGCGAGGTTCGTCTACTCCGACCGCGACCTCAGCTTCAAGTTTCAGCTGCTCCAGCTGAACGAGGACACCCTCCCCTTCTTCTTCGGCGGCGGGAAGGTGACGGAGACGGCGACCGGGTCCGGCCTCTACAAGTACGAGATGGCGGCCGAGCCGAAGTTCGACGAGCGGATGCTGGGGCTGGAGTTCACCGACGGGGACGAGGTGACGTATCGCATGATCGTCGCCCGTGGCCAGGTGACCGAGACGGAGGAGATCGCCCTCGTCCGCACCGCCCCCGTGAAGCTGGGCGTCACCTTCACGGCGCTGGCGACGGTGGACGACGCGCCGCTGGCGACGTTCCTGATGAAGGACCCGAGCTTCAGCGCGGCCTGACCGATTCCCCTTCTTTCTAGTACTTTCCAGTTCTTTCCAGCTAGGAGCCCTACGCGCCATGGCCCGTTTCAACGTCAACGCCGCCCGTGCCCAGCGTCTCGAAACCCTCGGGAAGGACTGGGAGTTCGAGGTGGACAGCGATGTGTTCCACCTGCCGACCGAGTTCCCGCGCAGCATCGCCAAGCAGATCGCGGCGCTGGACGACAACGACATCGACGGCCTGCTGGCGCTGCTGCTCGGGCCCGAGCAGTTCGAGCGGCTGGGCAAGTACGACATCAGCGTCCAGGACGTCTCCGCGATCCTGGAGGCGTACGGCAGCGAGACGGGCATGACGCTGGGGGAAGGCTGAGCCTCGGCGCGCTGGTCGACGAGCACGCCGAGGCCCTGGAGGCGGACCTGCTCCGCCACTACGGTGTCGACCTCCTCGACTGGCACCGGGGCCGCCTCTCCTCCCGCCGCCTGCGCGTCCTGACGGAACACCTGCCCGCCGACTCGTCCTTCGCCCGGGCGGTCCATGGCGAACAGGCGGACTGGACGGTCACGGATCATCTGCTGGCGGCGGTCGTCGACCAACTCGCGGTCGCCAACTGGATGTTCGCGACAGTCAACCGGGACGAGGACACGGAGCCGGCGCCTTATCCGGAGCCGGTGCCGCGGCCGGGGGACGGCAGTTCCGAGGACCCTGAGCAGGAACCTCGGCCGACTGCGGAGCAAGGGGCGTCGGCAGCGCAGATCGTGGCCTTCCTGAGTTCACCGAGTTGAGAGGAGCCAGTGCGTGGCTGAGGACATCAAGGTCCTGGTCGAGAGGCTGACCGCTCGGGTCTCGACCCTGGAGGGCACGGAGAATTTCGCCGCGCGCTTCAAGGCACAGTTCGCGGACGCCTCGCGTGTTCCGACGGAGTTCAAGGAGGCGGTTCGAGGCGAGATCGCCGCCCTGAAGGCGCAGGAGGACGCCGAGCATGTGAGTTCCGCCAATGTGGCCATGAAGGCCGAGTCCACCGGGCTGAACCTGGCCGGGAACTTCGCCAAGGTCGAAGGGAACTTCCTGGCCGTCCAGGCTGACGTGATCAGGGTGGACGCGGTCCTGAAGGACTTTGTGCTCAACAGGATGGAGACCAAGCGCACGGTCGACCAGTTGAAGGCGCTGAACCTGGCCGGCCCGGCGGACACCAAAAAGGCCATCATGGACATGGTCGACCCGGTGAACATGCTCAAGCGGATCAGGGACCTCGAAGAGGAAAAGGCGACGAAGAAGAGCGTCGGCGCCATGCAGCAGCAGGTGGACGGCGCCCACGTCAAAGCGAACAAGATTCGTGAACTGCTCAATCGGGAACCGGATCTGCCCCGCATGCGAAAAGACCTCGTCAAACTCGAGAAGAGCGCGGCTTGGGCGAAGAACCGGATAGAGAAGCTGACAGGTTCGAAAGATTCGGCGACGGACCAGACCAAGAAGCGGCAGGGCGGTAAGGACATACCGAACGTCCACCAGTTGGAGCGCCAGGAGAAGCAACTCAGGGCGACCATCGTGAGGTTCGTCCGCCTGGTGGAGTTGGCCGCCCCCGAGATGAAGTCGTTTTCCAGTCAGATAAGCGCGATCGAGCGGGAGTTGCAGAGATGAGAACCGCACTGGTCCAGGCCACCGGCGCGCTCACTCGCTTCCGGACCGCCCTGACCCAGACGAGTACGGCCGGAAACCGGCTGCGGACCGCAGCGACCGGCACCACCGGTTCGGTCGACCGGCTCAGGAGTGCCGCGACGCAGGCGAGCACCGCCACCGGGCGGCTGCGGACCGCCGCCACCCAGGCGAGCGGTGGGCTCAATCAGATGCGGACGGCCGCCACCCGGGCCTCTGCCGATGTCCAGCGGGCGGGGCGGAGCGCGGCGTCGGGCGGTGGGCTGTTCTCCCGGTTCAGCCAGGGGCTGCGGACCGCCACCACCGCTCAGCGGGGGCTCAACACAGCGATGAAGGCCAACATCCTCGGTGCCGTCCTCGCGCTCATCCTGCCGCTCATCACCAAGCTCGTCGAGATGGCGATGCAGTCGAAGACTGTGCAGGCCGTGGTGCAGGCGGCGTTCAAGATTATCGGGCAGGTGGTGGGGACGGTCATGAAGGGGGCGTCGGTCGCCATCAACTGGCTGATCGATGCCGGGAAGAGCGTGGTCAATTGGCTGAAGGCCAACTGGCCGTTGCTCGTGGCGATTCTGACCGGTCCGGTGGGGATCGCCGTGCTGGCGATAGTGAAGCACTGGGACCGGATCAAAGAGGCGGTCGGGACGGTGCGCGACTGGATCGTCGACAAGTGGAACGCCGTAGTTGATTTTCTGCGGGGGGTTCCCGGGAAGATCTGGGGCTTCTTCGCCGAACTGCCCGACCGGCTGATG contains:
- a CDS encoding MFS transporter; its protein translation is MSGTTTAASLRRRAAGAGANRWVVLVVLCVSLLLVAVDATVLHVAVPAVTEDLRPGGIELLWIVDIYPLVCASLLILFGTLGDRVGRRRILLLGYGLFGVASAMAALADTAQVLIAARALLGVGGAMIMPATLSILRQVFPDRRERALAIGIWSAVAAVGAAVGPLLGGFLLEHFWWGSVFLVNIPLMLVSLPVGRLLLPESKGDGRGPWDVVGALMAAAGLFGVVLGVKRLGGGEVDGATALPLVVGAVLLVLFVRRQRRLKHPLVDLRMFSRPAFSTSVGCIVLAMLALVGLELIAAQYLQLVLELSPLETGLRLLPLTFAAMAAGLAGARMLRRFGPRRMVCAGFALTAVAVLTLMAMGGEDNPGLLLLGFVLLGFGLETTLFGAYESMLSEAPQEQAGGAAAIGETSYQLGAGIGIALLGSVMNAAYAPGLSSVPGVPGRASAAAEHSLGEAYEVADRLGGPAGVALRRAAQDSFVHGLHVTLLVSAGLLVLGAVMALRLPRVMQCEQQAATVELPGPREVADSRVSV
- a CDS encoding acyl-CoA dehydrogenase family protein; this translates as MPLPPFDPADPLGIDDLLDPEDLAIRDTVRRWAADRVLPYVADWYEKGELPDVRELARELGGIGALGMSLSGYGCAGASAVQYGLACLELEAADSGIRSLVSVQGSLAMYAIHRFGSEDQKQHWLPRMASGEIIGCFGLTEPDHGSDPASMRTHAKRDGGDWVLNGRKMWITNGSVAGVAVVWAQTDDGIRGFVVPTGTAGFSAPEIKHKWSLRASVTSELVLEDVRLPADAVLPDVTGLRGPLSCLSHARYGIVWGAMGAARSCFETAVEYARTREQFGRPIGGFQLTQAKLADMAVELHKGILLAHHLGRRMDAGRLRPEQVSFGKLNNVREAIEICRTSRTILGANGISLEYPVMRHATNLESVLTYEGTVEMHQLVLGKALTGLDAFR
- a CDS encoding cell division protein SepF — encoded protein: MGSVRKASAWLGLVDDNDDERYYDDDYSEGTEPGEAWVTDPRVKVASDVAVEKGRRIGTVTPDSFRDARAIGELFREGVPVIMNLTAMEPGDAKRVVDFAAGLIFGLRGSIDRVSNRVFLLSPADTEIVSGEPAAHRADGFFNQS
- a CDS encoding S1 family peptidase, whose product is MRIKRTTPRSGIQRRTRLIAVSTGLVAAAAIAIPNANAADPTTFSASQLKSAGSSVLKADIPGTAWAVDAKTNRVVVTVDSTVSKAEIAKIKQQAGANASALTIKHAPGKFQKFIQGGDAIYASSWRCSLGFNVQNSSGQQFFLTAGHCTDGAGTWYSNSGRTTVIGSTAGSSFPGNDYGIVRYSGSVSRPGTANGVDITRAATPSVGTTVIRDGSTTGTHSGRVTALNVSVNYGGGDVVGGLIQTTVCAEPGDSGGSLYGSNGTAYGLTSGGSGNCSSGGTTFFQPVTEALSAYGVSVY
- a CDS encoding alpha/beta fold hydrolase, producing the protein MVDGVRMRDGRWLAVAERGDPDGTPVVLLHGTPGCRQGTVPEDVLTARPGVRFISYDRPGYGDSDRRPGRRVADAARDVAELADALGLDRFAVLGRSGGAPHALACAALLPARVRRAAALGCTAPPNTAGLSWFEGMALSKIEDFTQALTDPLDFAERLAARAAAIRSDPAQLLVSIRDGLTDSDRRIISDPAIGDMLLRAYRESLRTSAYGWLDDDLALLSSWGFDPAAITRPVLLWHGALDTFSPVGHFKWLADRIPRARPVLDPDAGHFGALKALPAVLDWLCATPESRAS
- a CDS encoding slipin family protein, translating into MVEELVAAGVSLASVGAVYVMAAARVVKQYERGVVFRLGRLKSDVRGPGFTMIVPFVDKLRKVNLQIVTMPVPAQEGITRDNVTVRVDAVVYFKVVDASDAIVQVEDYRFAVSQMAQTSLRSIIGKSDLDDLLSNREKLNQGLELMIDSPAIGWGVQIDRVEIKDVSLPETMKRSMARQAEADRERRARVINADAELQASKKLAEAAQQMEATPSALQLRLLQTVMAVAAEKNSTLVLPIPVELLRFLEKAPGQAPSAPAVAPHPAQEQLPPAEPRLDPDPGGSISRQD